In Vibrio marisflavi CECT 7928, the following are encoded in one genomic region:
- the pepN gene encoding aminopeptidase N has product MAQTPQAKYRKDYQSPSHTITDIDLTFELNETQTVVTAKSKLTQLKETTSLKLDGEALTLKQVCVDGENWSNYELLEDGLLVHSLPKQCDLTIVTEINPQGNSALEGLYLSDGAFCTQCEAEGFRRITYFLDRPDVLAKYTTTIVADKKQFPSLLSNGNRIDGGALEDGKHWVKWQDPHPKPSYLFALVAGDFDILEDSYQTKSGRDVQLEIYVDKGNLDRANHAMLSLINAMKWDEERFDLEYDLDIYMIVAVDFFNMGAMENKGLNVFNSKFVLANEKTATDTDYLGIEAVIGHEYFHNWTGNRVTCRDWFQLSLKEGLTVFRDQEFSSDLGSRAVNRINNVRIIRGPQFAEDASPMSHPIRPDKVIEMNNFYTLTVYEKGSEVIRMIHTLLGEANFQKGMSLYFERHDGTAATCEDFVSAMEDASGIYLKHFRLWYSQSGTPVVKVKSHFDAESSTFSLEVEQYTPATQEQSEKQPLHIPLAIELYDSEGSLVPLVLGGEKVSNVLNVTDSHQVFTFENIAEEPTPSLLLDFSAPVRLEYEYTDEELGFLMVHARNEFARWDAGQMLLAKYIKSNVERVQANQEVELPPAVVEAYRGVLLNEDLDPAFVAEAMTLPSFNEVSGWYDLVDVDAIDFVLTTFKKQLAIQLHDDLERVYSSSAQSDYSLEHSAIGKRALRNRCLSYLAHTDKGFELVEQQYKNATNMTDTMAAMQAANSAQLSCREHLMSDYSQKWKHDGLVMDKWFQLQGTNPDKEALSVIKETMAHEAFSMKNPNRVRSLVGSFMNMNPVAFHSKTGDGYKFAGGILRELNDSNPQVASRLLDPFLKLKKYDQHRQKLIKDELVSLKNMHNLAKDLYEKVTKALEE; this is encoded by the coding sequence ATGGCGCAAACTCCTCAAGCCAAATATCGTAAAGATTATCAATCTCCTTCTCATACTATCACTGATATCGATTTAACATTTGAGCTTAATGAAACTCAAACAGTTGTTACTGCTAAATCTAAATTGACTCAACTTAAAGAAACCACCTCTCTCAAGTTGGATGGAGAGGCTCTGACGCTAAAGCAGGTATGTGTTGATGGTGAAAATTGGTCTAACTATGAGTTACTAGAAGATGGTTTACTCGTTCACTCTTTGCCCAAGCAATGTGATTTGACAATCGTAACTGAGATAAATCCGCAGGGTAATAGTGCTCTTGAGGGCTTGTACTTATCAGATGGAGCTTTTTGCACACAATGTGAAGCCGAAGGTTTTCGTCGTATTACATACTTCCTAGATAGACCAGATGTTTTAGCGAAATATACGACAACGATTGTTGCTGATAAAAAACAATTTCCTTCCCTACTAAGTAACGGAAATCGTATAGACGGAGGAGCTCTCGAAGACGGCAAGCATTGGGTAAAATGGCAAGACCCGCACCCGAAACCAAGTTATCTATTTGCGTTGGTTGCTGGTGATTTTGATATTCTCGAAGATAGCTATCAAACAAAATCAGGTAGAGATGTCCAACTAGAAATATATGTAGATAAGGGCAATTTGGATCGCGCAAATCATGCAATGTTATCGCTAATTAATGCGATGAAATGGGATGAAGAGCGGTTTGACCTTGAATACGATCTAGACATTTATATGATTGTTGCAGTTGATTTCTTCAACATGGGAGCAATGGAAAATAAAGGCCTAAACGTTTTCAATTCCAAATTTGTTCTAGCAAATGAAAAAACTGCCACAGATACAGATTACTTGGGTATAGAAGCAGTCATTGGCCATGAGTATTTTCACAACTGGACCGGAAACCGTGTGACATGTAGAGACTGGTTCCAGTTAAGTCTTAAAGAGGGGTTAACTGTATTTAGGGATCAAGAGTTTTCATCAGATCTTGGCTCGCGTGCTGTAAACCGAATTAATAACGTTAGAATAATTCGCGGTCCACAGTTTGCAGAAGACGCTAGCCCGATGTCTCACCCAATAAGGCCGGATAAAGTTATCGAGATGAATAACTTCTATACGTTGACTGTTTACGAAAAGGGCAGTGAAGTTATTCGCATGATTCACACTCTTTTAGGTGAAGCGAACTTCCAAAAAGGGATGTCGCTGTATTTTGAACGTCACGACGGAACAGCTGCGACATGTGAAGATTTTGTATCTGCAATGGAAGATGCATCTGGCATCTATCTAAAACACTTCCGTTTATGGTATAGCCAGTCCGGCACGCCAGTAGTTAAAGTTAAAAGTCACTTCGATGCGGAGAGTTCTACATTCTCATTAGAGGTAGAGCAATACACTCCAGCGACACAAGAGCAAAGTGAAAAGCAGCCACTGCATATTCCGCTTGCCATTGAACTTTACGACTCGGAAGGCTCGTTAGTTCCTCTTGTTCTAGGTGGTGAAAAAGTTTCGAATGTTCTCAATGTAACTGACAGTCATCAGGTCTTTACCTTTGAAAATATTGCCGAAGAGCCAACTCCATCGCTGTTACTCGACTTTTCTGCACCCGTAAGGTTGGAGTATGAATATACAGATGAAGAGCTTGGCTTTTTGATGGTGCATGCAAGAAATGAATTTGCTCGCTGGGATGCGGGGCAGATGCTATTGGCGAAATACATTAAGTCCAACGTTGAACGTGTACAGGCTAACCAAGAAGTCGAGCTGCCTCCAGCCGTAGTGGAAGCGTATCGAGGTGTTCTACTTAATGAAGATCTAGATCCTGCTTTTGTTGCGGAGGCTATGACACTACCAAGCTTTAATGAAGTATCCGGATGGTATGATTTGGTGGATGTTGATGCGATTGATTTCGTACTGACAACGTTTAAGAAACAATTAGCTATTCAGCTTCATGATGATTTAGAAAGAGTCTACAGCAGTAGCGCTCAGTCTGATTATTCTTTAGAACATAGTGCGATTGGAAAACGAGCGTTGCGAAACCGTTGTTTGTCCTACCTTGCTCATACCGACAAAGGATTCGAGCTGGTGGAGCAACAATATAAAAACGCGACTAATATGACGGACACCATGGCAGCAATGCAGGCAGCAAATAGTGCCCAGCTAAGTTGTCGTGAACACTTAATGTCTGACTATAGTCAAAAATGGAAGCACGATGGCTTAGTGATGGATAAGTGGTTCCAGCTACAAGGGACAAATCCAGATAAGGAAGCGCTATCAGTTATCAAAGAAACAATGGCTCATGAAGCATTTTCAATGAAAAACCCTAACAGAGTTAGGAGTTTAGTCGGGTCATTTATGAACATGAACCCTGTAGCATTCCATTCAAAGACTGGAGATGGTTATAAGTTCGCTGGTGGAATTTTGCGAGAGTTAAATGATAGCAATCCACAAGTCGCTTCTCGCTTATTGGATCCATTCCTTAAACTGAAAAAGTATGATCAACACAGACAGAAGTTAATAAAAGATGAATTAGTTTCTCTGAAAAATATGCATAATCTTGCAAAAGACTTATATGAAAAAGTAACTAAGGCATTAGAAGAGTAA
- a CDS encoding paraquat-inducible protein A: protein MPQRTGRKMLAEQQNLHTITQCQSCQSCQWPIEQVPLAKSENAHCPRCDRVVYEWRQVNLSGNLALAVTCLLLLVPAHFYNFISINLFGVAFSGSLISGVQALVSEGYVSLALLVVFCSSIAPLVLFTVTITAHIAIRYRQLKLLNRSLKLVRQMRHWVMIDVFLVSIAISCFKLQDYADISVDNGLFSLILLQILTVLLLSRINVEQYWDKWQQSEIYSTNSYTETSQNLIQCGNCYLTQETNHQCVRCHNELSRFRPHSLQRSWAYLMTAAIALIPANFIPISILFTNGKQIKDTIFSGVISLVNHDLLLIAIIIFIASILVPIIKILGIAYVLISISCRKTLYQRQCMKIYSILKWIGKWSMVDLFVISIMLTLVDRGQILNFTPGYGAVAFGVVIVCTMLSAESLDTRLIWNLKNRPTSENGIVNE from the coding sequence ATGCCTCAAAGGACTGGGCGAAAGATGTTAGCTGAACAGCAAAACCTACACACTATAACTCAGTGCCAAAGCTGCCAAAGCTGCCAATGGCCAATCGAGCAAGTTCCTCTTGCTAAAAGTGAAAATGCTCACTGCCCTAGATGTGATCGTGTTGTCTACGAATGGCGCCAAGTAAACTTGTCAGGCAACCTTGCGTTAGCCGTAACTTGTTTGCTTCTTCTCGTACCCGCACACTTTTATAACTTCATCTCTATCAATTTGTTTGGTGTCGCTTTTTCAGGTAGCTTAATCAGCGGTGTACAAGCGTTAGTGAGTGAAGGCTATGTGTCACTCGCTCTTCTCGTTGTTTTTTGTAGCTCAATCGCCCCACTAGTTTTATTTACTGTGACAATCACAGCGCACATAGCAATTAGATACCGACAACTTAAGCTACTTAACCGCAGTCTAAAGCTTGTTCGCCAAATGAGGCATTGGGTGATGATCGACGTATTTTTAGTTAGTATCGCGATATCATGCTTTAAACTTCAAGACTATGCGGATATCTCCGTTGATAACGGGTTGTTCTCACTTATCCTGTTACAAATACTGACCGTTTTGCTGCTCTCACGGATAAATGTCGAACAGTATTGGGATAAATGGCAACAAAGTGAGATCTATTCGACGAACTCATATACAGAAACATCGCAAAACCTTATCCAATGTGGGAATTGCTATCTAACGCAAGAAACGAATCATCAATGTGTACGATGCCATAACGAATTGTCACGGTTCAGGCCACACTCACTTCAACGCTCTTGGGCTTACCTGATGACAGCTGCTATTGCGCTTATCCCAGCAAACTTCATCCCTATCTCTATCCTTTTTACCAATGGAAAGCAGATAAAAGACACAATATTTTCTGGAGTTATATCGCTAGTCAATCACGACCTACTGCTCATCGCCATCATCATATTTATAGCTAGTATACTAGTCCCGATAATTAAAATTCTCGGAATAGCCTACGTGTTGATTTCCATATCCTGCCGTAAAACATTGTATCAACGCCAATGTATGAAAATTTACTCTATTTTGAAATGGATAGGTAAATGGTCCATGGTCGACTTGTTTGTTATCTCGATAATGCTAACACTCGTTGATCGCGGGCAAATATTGAACTTTACTCCCGGATACGGTGCCGTTGCATTTGGCGTCGTCATTGTTTGCACCATGCTCTCTGCAGAGAGCTTAGACACACGATTAATATGGAACTTGAAAAATCGCCCAACCAGCGAGAATGGAATTGTAAATGAGTAA
- a CDS encoding GAF domain-containing protein — protein MNIEHYHRLTKQAVALLEGESDLIANLSNLSALLNMELDRLNWVGFYLMKDEQLVLGPFQGKPACVRIPVGRGVCGTAAETNTVQRVDDVHQFEGHIACDAASNSEIVIPVSVDGQLVGVLDIDSPEVGRFSEIDEEGLTFLVREVEKVLNSHSNK, from the coding sequence ATGAACATAGAACACTATCATCGTCTTACCAAGCAGGCTGTCGCATTACTAGAAGGAGAGAGTGATCTTATCGCGAACTTATCGAACCTTAGCGCTTTACTAAATATGGAGCTGGATAGGCTAAATTGGGTCGGCTTTTATCTTATGAAAGATGAACAACTGGTATTGGGGCCGTTTCAAGGTAAACCAGCGTGTGTTCGTATACCTGTTGGTCGCGGTGTATGTGGAACAGCAGCGGAAACAAATACGGTACAGCGTGTTGATGATGTTCATCAGTTTGAAGGGCATATAGCATGTGATGCTGCGAGCAATTCTGAAATTGTCATCCCGGTTTCTGTTGACGGTCAGCTTGTCGGCGTGCTTGATATTGATAGTCCAGAGGTTGGTCGATTTAGTGAGATAGATGAGGAAGGCTTAACATTTTTAGTACGAGAAGTAGAAAAGGTGCTTAATTCACACTCTAATAAATGA
- the prc gene encoding carboxy terminal-processing peptidase produces MKTRLKLTLIAASLWLAVPSVQALEANISKKELPVLAPETQHETASKRVMWRFTQNHYKHFDLNDQFSEGIFERYLELLDFNRNIFTQSDIDSFSKWSDKLDDQLKNGNNQIAFDVYNLSMRKRYDRFRYALSLLDEEMKFDTDESLELDRTKAAWPKGEKELNELWRKRVKYDALNLKMTGKTWPEIKEILGKRYNNAIRRLSQTHNEDAFQLYMNAFAREVDPHTSYLSPRNAEQFQSEMNLSLEGIGAVLQMTDDYTVIRSLVAGGPASKSKQLGEGDRIVGVGQDGEDIVDVIGWRLDDVVQLIKGPKGTKVKLEILPEKKDAKSHVVTITRDKIRLEDRAVKAEVIEKDGKKVGVIEVPSFYVGLSKDTDKLLTDLKAQGVDGIIVDLRNNGGGALTEATALSGLFIKSGPIVQVRDSYGRVNVNSDTGGKISYQGPLVVLINRYSASASEIFAAAMQDYGRAIVVGENSFGKGTVQQHRTLNQIYDMFDKELGYVQYTIQKFYRIDGGSTQNKGVVPDIAYPSLVDPSETGESVEDNALPWDQIAQAKYQRLNNFQPEIKKLTSEHNLRIKDDMEFKFIEQDIAEYQETKDNNTVSLNEKVRKAEGEKADELRLSRINLRQKAQGLKPYASLDDVPKDYEKPDAYLNETVSIMVDMIN; encoded by the coding sequence ATGAAAACCCGTTTAAAATTGACACTGATTGCTGCTAGCCTTTGGCTAGCAGTTCCATCAGTTCAGGCTCTTGAAGCCAATATCAGTAAGAAGGAACTTCCTGTTCTTGCACCTGAAACTCAACATGAAACTGCAAGTAAACGGGTCATGTGGAGATTTACTCAGAACCACTACAAGCACTTCGATCTCAATGATCAATTCTCAGAAGGCATCTTCGAACGTTATTTAGAGTTGCTTGACTTCAATCGAAATATATTCACCCAATCAGACATTGATTCTTTTAGTAAGTGGTCAGACAAACTTGATGACCAACTTAAAAATGGCAATAACCAAATAGCGTTTGATGTCTATAACCTGTCTATGCGTAAACGCTACGATCGCTTCAGGTATGCTCTTTCTTTATTAGATGAAGAAATGAAATTTGATACTGACGAGTCTTTGGAGCTTGATCGAACGAAAGCAGCATGGCCTAAAGGTGAAAAAGAGCTAAATGAGTTATGGCGTAAACGAGTCAAATACGATGCGCTTAATTTGAAAATGACAGGTAAAACTTGGCCAGAAATCAAAGAGATTTTGGGTAAGCGATACAACAACGCAATTCGAAGGCTTAGCCAAACTCATAACGAAGACGCTTTCCAGCTATACATGAATGCATTCGCACGTGAAGTTGACCCTCATACCAGTTATCTTTCCCCAAGAAACGCTGAACAATTCCAGTCTGAAATGAACCTCTCTCTTGAAGGTATTGGAGCTGTGTTGCAAATGACCGATGACTACACTGTCATTCGTTCATTAGTTGCTGGTGGGCCAGCATCAAAAAGTAAGCAACTAGGTGAAGGTGATAGAATTGTTGGCGTTGGGCAAGATGGTGAGGATATCGTAGATGTGATTGGCTGGCGCCTTGATGATGTTGTTCAGTTAATTAAAGGGCCTAAGGGTACCAAGGTTAAACTGGAAATATTGCCAGAGAAGAAAGACGCAAAAAGTCACGTTGTCACAATTACTCGTGACAAGATCCGATTAGAAGACCGTGCCGTAAAAGCTGAAGTAATTGAAAAAGATGGCAAGAAAGTAGGGGTTATTGAAGTACCGAGCTTTTATGTAGGCCTATCAAAAGATACAGATAAACTGTTAACGGATTTAAAAGCACAAGGTGTTGATGGGATCATTGTCGACCTTAGAAACAATGGTGGCGGAGCTCTAACAGAAGCTACTGCGCTTTCAGGCTTGTTCATTAAGAGTGGGCCGATTGTTCAGGTGCGTGATAGTTACGGTAGAGTGAATGTCAATAGCGATACGGGCGGAAAAATTAGTTATCAAGGCCCGCTAGTGGTTCTAATTAACCGCTACAGCGCTTCAGCTTCTGAGATTTTTGCCGCTGCGATGCAAGACTATGGACGAGCTATTGTTGTCGGTGAAAATTCATTTGGTAAAGGCACAGTTCAGCAACACAGAACTTTGAATCAAATATACGACATGTTCGATAAAGAACTTGGCTACGTGCAATATACGATTCAAAAGTTCTATAGAATCGATGGAGGCAGCACTCAAAATAAAGGTGTAGTGCCAGACATCGCGTATCCATCGCTTGTTGACCCGTCTGAAACAGGTGAGAGTGTTGAGGATAATGCACTGCCATGGGATCAAATTGCGCAAGCTAAATATCAGCGTTTAAATAATTTCCAGCCGGAGATAAAGAAGCTTACGAGTGAACATAACCTGCGTATCAAAGATGATATGGAGTTTAAGTTTATCGAACAAGATATCGCTGAGTATCAGGAAACCAAAGACAACAATACTGTTTCTCTTAATGAGAAGGTTCGTAAAGCTGAAGGTGAAAAGGCTGACGAACTAAGACTCTCTCGTATTAATCTACGTCAAAAAGCTCAAGGTTTAAAACCGTATGCTTCATTAGACGACGTACCAAAAGATTATGAGAAGCCCGATGCTTACTTAAACGAAACAGTATCTATTATGGTTGATATGATTAACTAG
- the proQ gene encoding RNA chaperone ProQ, which translates to MENTEKLKNSKEVIAYIAECFPKCFTLEGEAKPLKIGIFQDLADRLSEDPKVSKTQLRAALRQYTSSWRYLHGVKPGASRVDLDGEVCGELEEEHVEHAKTALAESKARAQARRKEQAQKAKEEKAKKPRKPQPRRTSPKVQKDSKKPVQTRALNADEMIVGKQVNVNMGKGNMAATIVEINKEDVRVQLVNGLQMVVKAEHLRA; encoded by the coding sequence ATGGAAAACACCGAAAAGTTGAAGAACAGCAAAGAAGTCATTGCTTATATTGCTGAATGTTTCCCTAAGTGCTTTACTTTAGAAGGTGAAGCAAAACCTTTGAAAATTGGCATTTTTCAAGATCTTGCCGATCGATTAAGTGAAGACCCAAAGGTCAGCAAAACTCAACTTAGAGCGGCTTTAAGACAATACACGTCTTCTTGGCGTTATCTACATGGCGTGAAGCCAGGTGCTAGCCGTGTCGATTTAGACGGCGAAGTTTGTGGTGAATTGGAAGAAGAACACGTTGAGCACGCTAAGACAGCACTAGCAGAAAGCAAAGCTAGAGCACAAGCAAGACGTAAGGAGCAAGCCCAAAAGGCGAAAGAAGAAAAAGCGAAGAAGCCGAGAAAACCACAGCCTCGTCGCACTTCGCCTAAAGTGCAAAAAGACAGTAAAAAGCCCGTACAAACAAGAGCTTTGAATGCTGATGAAATGATTGTAGGCAAACAAGTGAATGTAAACATGGGTAAAGGAAATATGGCAGCGACCATAGTTGAAATCAATAAGGAAGATGTACGTGTTCAACTTGTAAACGGTCTACAAATGGTCGTTAAAGCGGAGCACTTGCGCGCCTAA
- a CDS encoding DUF2835 domain-containing protein encodes MKHYLFSLSISYQSFIAHYSGAASHVQVITQEGLRIRLPASHFRQFLNQSGVKGQFRLTTDQKNKFVKLEQL; translated from the coding sequence ATGAAGCATTATTTATTTTCTTTATCTATTTCCTACCAATCATTTATTGCTCACTATTCCGGTGCTGCAAGTCATGTTCAAGTGATTACTCAAGAAGGGTTAAGGATCCGATTGCCTGCCTCCCACTTTCGGCAGTTCCTTAACCAAAGTGGGGTCAAAGGTCAGTTTCGATTAACAACTGACCAGAAAAATAAGTTTGTAAAGTTAGAGCAATTGTGA